In Verrucomicrobiota bacterium, the following proteins share a genomic window:
- a CDS encoding DUF58 domain-containing protein has translation MTRFAYRVYRALTGLNYWLSRHFTPAGVIVLISLFFSAAIGVDMDQSVAFEVFVLALSLLAVAIGCALFYQGKFAVQRELPRYATVGEPVVYPVRIRNRAANGFRGLELLEELADPRPTLAEFASMQRGAAYGRSFRLARFENGWNGLLARFRRQPAAENCGSLAARRNRPVACSTQKAFSKRALPLSHSLPLNIRQATVKATPLPDLPAHGQSEAEVELTPLRRGPLRFTGVTVARTDPFGLFRGFVRVPQTQTLLVLPRRYSVPALALPGARKYQHGGVALASAIGESDEFVSLRDYRPGDPMRHIHWRSWARTGRPIVREFQDEFFVRHALILDAFAAPEQTAAFEEAVSVAASFACAIDTQESLLDLMFVGSQAVRFTVGRGLSHMEQALEILAAVQPCREKPFRALQNLVLQHAREVCGCIAVFLDWDEPRRELVRQLKALDLPVLVLVVVAANQAEKVRTGDAEEATDGFHVLTVGKIAEGLQEIEGSLT, from the coding sequence ATGACTCGGTTTGCTTATCGCGTCTATCGCGCGCTGACCGGGCTGAATTACTGGCTGTCGCGGCACTTCACTCCGGCGGGGGTGATCGTGCTGATTTCACTTTTCTTCAGCGCGGCCATCGGCGTGGACATGGATCAGTCAGTGGCGTTTGAGGTCTTCGTGCTCGCGCTGAGCCTCCTCGCTGTTGCCATCGGCTGCGCGCTTTTCTACCAGGGCAAATTTGCAGTTCAACGCGAGTTGCCGCGCTATGCGACCGTGGGAGAACCCGTGGTTTATCCCGTCCGAATTCGGAACCGCGCGGCAAATGGATTTCGGGGACTGGAGTTGCTGGAAGAGTTAGCCGATCCGCGTCCGACGCTGGCTGAGTTCGCCTCGATGCAGCGAGGCGCTGCGTACGGACGCAGTTTCCGGCTCGCGCGTTTTGAAAATGGGTGGAACGGGCTCCTAGCCCGTTTTCGGCGGCAACCTGCCGCCGAAAATTGCGGCAGCCTAGCAGCCCGCCGCAACAGGCCAGTGGCCTGTTCCACCCAAAAGGCATTTTCCAAACGCGCTCTCCCCCTTTCCCATTCGCTTCCTCTGAATATCCGGCAAGCCACGGTGAAAGCCACGCCGTTGCCGGATCTGCCCGCGCATGGGCAGAGCGAGGCTGAAGTGGAGCTAACGCCGCTTCGGCGCGGCCCGCTGCGGTTCACGGGCGTGACCGTGGCGCGAACGGATCCCTTTGGTTTGTTCCGCGGATTCGTGCGTGTGCCGCAGACGCAAACGCTGCTCGTCTTGCCTCGGCGCTATTCGGTGCCTGCGCTGGCGCTGCCGGGCGCGCGCAAATATCAGCACGGCGGCGTCGCGCTCGCCTCCGCCATCGGGGAGTCGGATGAATTTGTCTCGCTGCGCGATTATCGGCCTGGCGATCCGATGCGGCACATTCACTGGCGCAGTTGGGCGCGCACGGGCCGTCCGATTGTGCGGGAATTCCAGGACGAATTCTTCGTCCGGCATGCTTTGATTCTCGACGCGTTTGCCGCGCCGGAGCAAACCGCGGCCTTTGAAGAAGCCGTGTCGGTCGCGGCGTCGTTTGCCTGCGCGATCGACACGCAGGAATCGCTGCTCGACTTGATGTTCGTTGGCTCGCAGGCGGTGCGCTTTACGGTCGGTCGCGGGTTGAGCCACATGGAACAGGCTTTGGAAATCCTCGCTGCCGTGCAACCGTGCCGGGAAAAGCCGTTCCGCGCGCTGCAAAATTTAGTCCTCCAGCACGCACGCGAGGTCTGTGGCTGCATCGCTGTGTTTCTCGATTGGGATGAGCCCCGGCGCGAGCTCGTCCGGCAACTGAAGGCGCTGGATTTGCC